The following coding sequences lie in one Nocardioides sambongensis genomic window:
- a CDS encoding resuscitation-promoting factor produces MRTVTRAVRGGATTIVVGAVLAGVGITSAGAASAAEESGVTDGSGVTDSTDSTDEVPAAPAPTTTTVRLKVGTRDTRRITTEARRPLWLVEKRGIRVDRNDKVLLVRNGRKVREHDRRVLRDRDLVRVVRVRTAVRTHRRTIERPVRIRKVSTLQPGVRKVLRPGRAGVRRIRVHLEWQNGERVRRDVHRSVVRKPRPRVVAVGRSVRSVPGTAHLNWAALARCESGGNPRAVNPAGYYGLYQFNVATWRSVGGSGMPHLASSAEQTYRAKKLYAQRGRSPWPHCGRYL; encoded by the coding sequence ATGCGTACCGTCACCCGCGCCGTGCGAGGCGGCGCCACCACCATCGTCGTCGGCGCCGTCTTGGCCGGCGTCGGCATCACCTCCGCCGGCGCCGCGTCGGCAGCGGAGGAGTCCGGCGTCACCGACGGGTCGGGAGTGACCGACTCGACCGACTCGACCGACGAGGTGCCTGCGGCGCCGGCGCCGACCACCACCACCGTCCGGCTCAAGGTCGGCACCCGCGACACGCGGCGGATCACCACCGAGGCGCGACGGCCGCTGTGGCTGGTCGAGAAGCGCGGCATCCGGGTCGACCGCAACGACAAGGTCCTCCTGGTCCGCAACGGCCGCAAGGTCCGCGAGCACGACCGTCGGGTGCTGCGCGACCGCGACCTGGTCCGGGTCGTCCGGGTGCGGACCGCGGTCCGCACCCACCGCCGCACCATCGAGCGTCCGGTCCGGATCCGCAAGGTGAGCACGCTGCAGCCGGGCGTCCGCAAGGTGCTGCGCCCCGGTCGGGCCGGTGTGCGCCGGATCCGGGTCCACCTGGAGTGGCAGAACGGGGAGCGGGTGCGTCGCGACGTGCACCGCTCGGTGGTCCGCAAGCCTCGTCCGCGCGTCGTCGCGGTGGGTCGCAGCGTGCGCAGCGTTCCCGGCACCGCCCACCTGAACTGGGCAGCCCTGGCCCGCTGCGAGTCCGGCGGCAACCCGCGTGCGGTCAACCCGGCCGGCTACTACGGCCTCTACCAGTTCAACGTCGCCACCTGGCGCAGCGTCGGCGGCTCCGGCATGCCGCACCTCGCGTCGTCGGCGGAGCAGACCTACCGGGCGAAGAAGCTGTACGCCCAGCGCGGCCGCTCGCCCTGGCCGCACTGCGGGCGCTACCTCTGA
- a CDS encoding RsmB/NOP family class I SAM-dependent RNA methyltransferase, which yields MNRARPGSRAAGAASRRVDRPRAAALAVLTAVRAEDAYANLVLPGILAQYRLTGRDAAFTTELVSGTIRRRGTYDAILATCIDRGLRKVEAGVLDVLRLGCHQLLSMRVPAHAAISTSVDLVRSTTGPGAAGFANAVLRSVARQDLEAWIAQLTPDTLPDDERAAIAHSHPVWVVDQLRAAAPEDDLDAVLAANNVPPRVTLVARPGLATRDELPGTPTRYSPYGVVAEPGDPSDVPAVAERRAGVQDEGSQLVAHALASAPLEGPDRLWLDLCAGPGGKAALLAALAAQRGARLVAVEQHLHRARLVERALSGLAASGTASAHPPVVLNADGTAAPLRPAGFDRILLDAPCSGLGALRRRPEARWRRSADDLVGLVMLQRRLLRSALDLVRPGGVVLYATCSPVRIETGEVISSVVRGVADVSVEDVRGLLPGVEDADGPVAGTAQLWPHRHGTDAMFLALLRKQG from the coding sequence GTGAACCGGGCGCGGCCCGGCTCGCGAGCAGCCGGCGCGGCCTCCCGCCGCGTCGACCGACCGCGCGCCGCCGCCCTCGCGGTCCTCACGGCGGTCCGCGCCGAGGACGCCTACGCCAACCTGGTGCTGCCCGGGATCCTCGCCCAGTACCGGCTGACCGGTCGCGACGCCGCGTTCACCACCGAGCTCGTCTCCGGCACGATCCGGCGGCGCGGGACCTACGACGCGATCCTGGCGACCTGCATCGACCGCGGTCTGCGCAAGGTGGAGGCCGGCGTCCTCGACGTGCTCCGGCTGGGGTGCCACCAGCTGCTCTCGATGCGGGTCCCGGCCCACGCCGCGATCAGCACGAGCGTGGATCTGGTGCGCAGCACCACCGGCCCCGGCGCCGCCGGCTTCGCCAACGCGGTGCTGCGCTCGGTGGCCCGCCAGGACCTCGAGGCCTGGATCGCACAGCTGACCCCCGACACCCTCCCGGACGACGAGCGAGCCGCCATCGCGCACAGCCACCCGGTCTGGGTGGTCGACCAGCTGCGCGCCGCGGCGCCCGAGGACGACCTGGACGCGGTGCTCGCGGCCAACAACGTCCCGCCCCGGGTGACCCTGGTCGCCCGACCCGGCCTGGCCACCCGGGACGAGCTCCCGGGCACGCCGACCCGCTACTCGCCGTACGGCGTGGTCGCCGAGCCGGGTGACCCCTCCGACGTGCCGGCCGTCGCCGAGCGGCGGGCCGGGGTCCAGGACGAGGGCTCGCAGCTGGTGGCCCACGCGCTTGCCTCCGCGCCGCTGGAGGGTCCGGACCGACTCTGGCTGGACCTCTGTGCCGGTCCCGGCGGCAAGGCCGCCCTGCTGGCCGCTCTGGCCGCCCAGCGCGGAGCGCGCCTGGTAGCCGTCGAGCAGCACCTGCACCGGGCGCGCCTGGTGGAGCGGGCGCTGAGCGGCCTCGCCGCCTCCGGGACGGCGTCCGCGCACCCGCCGGTCGTGCTCAACGCCGACGGCACCGCGGCGCCGTTGCGCCCGGCCGGCTTCGACCGGATCCTGCTCGACGCGCCCTGCTCGGGACTGGGTGCCCTGCGCCGGCGTCCCGAGGCGCGCTGGCGTCGCTCGGCCGACGACCTGGTGGGCCTGGTGATGCTGCAGCGCCGTCTGCTGCGCTCCGCGCTCGACCTGGTGCGGCCCGGCGGCGTGGTGCTCTACGCGACCTGCTCGCCGGTCCGGATCGAGACCGGTGAGGTGATCTCCTCGGTCGTCCGTGGCGTCGCGGACGTGAGCGTGGAGGACGTCCGCGGCCTGCTGCCCGGCGTGGAGGATGCCGACGGGCCCGTGGCCGGGACCGCCCAGCTGTGGCCGCACCGGCACGGCACCGACGCGATGTTCCTCGCGCTCCTGCGCAAGCAGGGCTGA
- the metK gene encoding methionine adenosyltransferase → MTGRLFTSESVTEGHPDKIADQISDTVLDYLIANDPDRENLRVAVETLLTTGLVVVAGEVRTGAYAPVADLVRAKILEIGYDSSEKGFDGSTCGVQVAIGGQSADIAQGVDDGHEARVGSSVDALDKQGAGDQGLMFGYACDDTPELFPLPIKIAQTLSERLSAVRKDGTLPYLRPDGKTQVTIEYDADNRPVRVDTVVLSTQHADDIDLDKTLTPDITKHVIEPVLEQFKDSVPSEGYRLLVNPTGRFVVGGPMGDAGLTGRKIIVDTYGGMARHGGGAFSGKDPSKVDRSAAYAMRWVAKNVVAAGLARRCEVQIAYAIGKAAPVGVFIETFGTGVVPDEQIQQAVLEVFDLRPAAIVRDLDLLRPIYATTAAYGHFGRELPEFTWERTDRADALKAAAGL, encoded by the coding sequence GTGACTGGACGCCTGTTCACCTCCGAGTCCGTGACCGAGGGTCACCCGGACAAGATCGCCGACCAGATCAGCGACACCGTCCTGGACTACCTGATCGCGAACGACCCCGACCGGGAGAACCTCAGGGTCGCCGTCGAGACGCTGCTGACCACCGGCCTGGTGGTGGTGGCCGGTGAGGTCCGCACGGGCGCCTACGCGCCGGTCGCCGACCTGGTCCGCGCCAAGATCCTGGAGATCGGCTACGACTCCTCCGAGAAGGGCTTCGACGGCTCGACCTGCGGGGTCCAGGTCGCGATCGGTGGGCAGTCCGCCGACATCGCCCAGGGCGTCGACGACGGGCACGAGGCCCGGGTGGGCTCCAGCGTCGACGCGCTCGACAAGCAGGGCGCCGGCGACCAGGGCCTGATGTTCGGCTACGCCTGCGACGACACCCCGGAGCTGTTCCCGCTGCCGATCAAGATCGCGCAGACCCTCTCCGAGCGCCTCTCCGCGGTCCGCAAGGACGGCACGCTGCCCTACCTGCGCCCCGACGGCAAGACCCAGGTCACCATCGAGTACGACGCCGACAACCGCCCGGTCCGCGTCGACACCGTGGTGCTCTCCACCCAGCACGCCGACGACATCGACCTCGACAAGACGCTGACGCCGGACATCACCAAGCACGTGATCGAGCCGGTCCTCGAGCAGTTCAAGGACTCGGTGCCGTCCGAGGGCTACCGCCTGCTGGTCAACCCGACCGGTCGCTTCGTGGTCGGTGGCCCGATGGGCGACGCCGGTCTGACCGGCCGCAAGATCATCGTCGACACCTACGGCGGCATGGCCCGCCACGGCGGTGGCGCCTTCTCCGGCAAGGACCCGTCGAAGGTCGACCGCTCCGCCGCCTACGCGATGCGCTGGGTCGCCAAGAACGTCGTCGCCGCGGGCCTGGCCCGCCGCTGCGAGGTGCAGATCGCCTACGCCATCGGCAAGGCCGCTCCGGTCGGCGTCTTCATCGAGACCTTCGGCACCGGCGTGGTCCCGGACGAGCAGATCCAGCAGGCCGTGCTCGAGGTGTTCGACCTGCGGCCGGCGGCCATCGTGCGCGACCTGGACCTGTTGCGGCCGATCTACGCGACCACGGCCGCCTACGGTCACTTCGGCCGCGAGCTGCCGGAGTTCACCTGGGAGCGGACCGACCGCGCCGACGCGCTCAAGGCCGCCGCGGGACTCTGA
- the fmt gene encoding methionyl-tRNA formyltransferase, which translates to MRVVFAGTPEVAVPALDAIAASDHELVGVVTRPDAPAGRGRRLTPSPVGLRAEELGVPVLKPTHPKEPEFQERLRELRPDCCPVVAYGALIPQSALDIPAHGWVNLHFSLLPAWRGAAPVQHSIWAGDEVTGATTFRIVKALDAGPTFGVMTEAIRATDTSGDLLDRLAEGGAGLLVATLDGIEDGSLEAREQPADGVSLAPKISVDDARVEWTEPAQAIDRRVRACAPFPGAWTEFEGERVKLGPVTPVAASADSPAPGVLVVGKNEVLVGTGSGPVRLDRVKAFGKKEMGAADWARGARLADGATFR; encoded by the coding sequence ATGCGGGTGGTCTTCGCCGGCACCCCCGAGGTCGCCGTGCCCGCCCTGGACGCGATCGCCGCCTCCGACCACGAGCTGGTCGGCGTGGTCACCCGACCCGACGCACCCGCAGGTCGCGGCCGCCGGCTCACCCCGAGCCCGGTCGGGCTGCGGGCCGAGGAGCTCGGGGTCCCGGTGCTCAAGCCGACGCACCCCAAGGAGCCCGAGTTCCAGGAGCGGCTGCGCGAGCTGCGGCCCGACTGCTGCCCGGTGGTGGCCTACGGAGCCCTGATCCCGCAGTCGGCGCTGGACATCCCTGCGCACGGGTGGGTCAACCTGCACTTCTCGCTGCTGCCCGCCTGGCGCGGGGCGGCGCCGGTCCAGCACTCGATCTGGGCGGGCGACGAGGTCACCGGTGCGACCACGTTCCGCATCGTCAAGGCGTTGGACGCCGGCCCGACCTTCGGGGTGATGACCGAGGCGATCCGCGCCACCGACACCTCCGGTGACCTGCTGGATCGCCTCGCCGAGGGCGGCGCGGGGCTCCTGGTCGCCACGCTCGACGGGATCGAGGACGGATCGCTGGAGGCCCGGGAGCAACCCGCCGACGGCGTCAGTCTGGCCCCCAAGATCAGCGTCGACGACGCCCGGGTCGAGTGGACCGAACCCGCCCAGGCGATCGACCGCCGGGTGCGGGCGTGCGCCCCGTTCCCCGGGGCGTGGACCGAGTTCGAGGGCGAGCGGGTCAAGCTCGGGCCGGTGACGCCGGTCGCCGCGTCGGCCGACAGCCCGGCGCCCGGCGTGCTGGTGGTGGGCAAGAACGAGGTGCTGGTGGGGACCGGGTCGGGACCGGTCCGACTCGACCGGGTCAAGGCCTTCGGCAAGAAGGAGATGGGCGCGGCGGACTGGGCACGCGGAGCCCGGCTGGCTGACGGAGCGACCTTCCGGTGA
- a CDS encoding LLM class flavin-dependent oxidoreductase produces the protein MKKIGFLSFGHWSTAQGSQTRTAADVLQQSIELAVAAEEVGADGAYFRVHHFARQLGSPFPLLAAAGARTSRIELGTGVIDMRYENPLMMAENAGAADLIAGQRLQLGISRGSPEQVVDGWRYFGYRPGEGETDADLARRHTEVLLEVLEGKGFAQPSPRPMFANPPGLLRLEPHSEGLGKRLWWGAASNATARWAAGLGMNLMSSTLKEDESGKPFHVQQAEQIQEFREAWDAAGWDHPPRVSVSRSIFPLVTAQDHALFGGSADSDDQVGQIDNMRAVFGRSYAAEPDALITQLAADEAIAAADTLLLTVPNQLGVDYNAHLLESVLTHLAPALGWR, from the coding sequence ATGAAGAAGATCGGCTTCCTCTCCTTCGGACACTGGTCGACGGCGCAGGGCTCGCAGACCCGCACCGCCGCCGACGTGCTGCAGCAGTCCATCGAGCTGGCGGTCGCCGCCGAGGAGGTCGGCGCCGACGGCGCCTACTTCCGCGTCCACCACTTCGCCCGCCAGCTGGGGAGCCCGTTCCCCCTGCTCGCCGCCGCCGGCGCGCGGACCTCACGGATCGAGCTGGGCACCGGGGTGATCGACATGCGCTACGAGAACCCGCTGATGATGGCCGAGAACGCCGGCGCGGCGGACCTGATCGCCGGGCAACGCCTCCAGCTGGGGATCTCCCGCGGCTCACCGGAACAGGTGGTCGACGGGTGGCGCTACTTCGGCTACCGGCCCGGAGAGGGGGAGACCGACGCCGACCTGGCCAGGCGGCACACCGAGGTCCTGCTCGAGGTGCTCGAGGGCAAGGGCTTCGCCCAGCCCAGCCCGCGCCCGATGTTCGCCAACCCGCCGGGGCTGCTGCGCCTCGAGCCGCACTCCGAGGGCCTGGGCAAGCGGCTCTGGTGGGGCGCCGCCTCCAACGCGACCGCGCGCTGGGCGGCCGGCCTGGGGATGAACCTGATGAGCTCGACGCTGAAGGAGGACGAGTCCGGCAAGCCGTTCCACGTCCAGCAGGCCGAGCAGATCCAGGAGTTCCGCGAGGCCTGGGACGCGGCCGGCTGGGACCACCCGCCACGGGTCTCGGTCAGCCGGTCGATCTTCCCCCTGGTGACCGCTCAGGACCACGCCCTGTTCGGTGGCAGCGCCGACAGCGACGACCAGGTCGGCCAGATCGACAACATGCGTGCCGTGTTCGGGCGCTCCTACGCCGCGGAGCCGGACGCGCTGATCACCCAGCTCGCGGCCGACGAGGCGATCGCGGCCGCCGACACGCTGCTGCTCACCGTGCCCAACCAGCTCGGCGTCGACTACAACGCCCACCTGCTGGAGTCGGTGCTGACCCACCTGGCTCCGGCGCTCGGCTGGCGCTGA
- the rpe gene encoding ribulose-phosphate 3-epimerase, with product MGIQITPSILNADFTRLGEEVARIPSADWVHVDVMDNHFVPNLTFGPTMVEALARSTETPLDAHLMIADVDRHAVTYAEAGCGSVTFHVEAAQAPVRLAREIRAAGARASMALRPATPIEPYEDLLPELDMLLVMTVEPGFGGQKFLDLCLPKIRRARALMERHGVQTWLQVDGGVSLETIERCAEAGADVFVAGSAVYSADDPDAMVTALRERAAAAAGVH from the coding sequence GTGGGCATCCAGATCACGCCATCCATCCTCAACGCCGACTTCACCCGCCTGGGGGAGGAGGTGGCCCGGATCCCCAGTGCCGACTGGGTGCACGTCGACGTGATGGACAACCACTTCGTGCCCAACCTGACCTTCGGTCCGACCATGGTCGAGGCGCTCGCCCGCAGCACCGAGACCCCCCTGGACGCCCACCTGATGATCGCGGACGTCGACCGGCACGCCGTCACCTACGCCGAGGCCGGCTGCGGCTCGGTGACCTTCCACGTGGAGGCGGCCCAGGCCCCGGTCCGTCTCGCCCGGGAGATCCGCGCCGCCGGCGCCCGCGCCTCGATGGCGCTGCGTCCGGCCACGCCGATCGAGCCCTACGAGGACCTGCTGCCCGAGCTGGACATGCTGCTCGTGATGACCGTCGAGCCGGGATTCGGCGGTCAGAAGTTCCTCGACCTCTGCCTGCCGAAGATCCGTCGGGCCCGCGCCCTGATGGAGCGGCACGGGGTGCAGACGTGGCTCCAGGTCGACGGCGGTGTCTCCCTGGAGACCATCGAGCGGTGCGCGGAGGCGGGCGCCGACGTCTTCGTCGCCGGCTCGGCCGTCTACTCCGCTGACGACCCGGACGCCATGGTGACCGCGCTGCGCGAGCGTGCGGCGGCTGCCGCCGGAGTCCACTGA
- a CDS encoding primosome assembly protein PriA (binding of PriA to forked DNA starts the assembly of the primosome, also possesses 3'-5' helicase activity): protein MWAAAPGEDWPALLAAAAAHTLAAGRGSVLCLPDHRDVTRVDAALTALLGPDHHVTLHAEPGPARRYRDFLAVARGARRIVVGTRSAAFAPVRDLGLVVIWDDGDELHAEPRAPYPHIREVLALRSEGEGAAYLLGSFGRSVEAHQLLSSGWAHEIALPREAVRARVLVGVSGASEHALRRDRFAGTARIPKEAQEAVRWGLEQGPVLVQTPRVGYVLRLACERCREPARCSACTGPLSLSGPSEPPRCRWCATPAPEWSCPECGARGLRAPVLGDARTADELGRMFPQVPVLTSSGDRIRDRVDPTARIVVATPGAEPVADGGFAVVVLLDAWLALAGDRLRTAEEAVRRWSNAVGLVRPGGRALAVGDPGHPALQALVRWDQEGFAAREAAERREARLPPAARIATLTGRPGAVDDLVTLLELPSSAEVLGPLPPDAARPGAEDTEVHRMLLRVPRGDGEALGSAIQEAQRLRSARRLDPVRVQVDPAQI, encoded by the coding sequence GTGTGGGCGGCTGCGCCCGGGGAGGACTGGCCCGCCCTGCTGGCCGCCGCCGCCGCGCACACGCTGGCCGCCGGCCGGGGCAGCGTCCTGTGCCTGCCCGACCACCGTGACGTGACCCGGGTGGACGCGGCGCTCACCGCCCTCCTGGGCCCCGACCATCACGTGACGCTGCATGCCGAGCCCGGGCCCGCCCGGCGCTATCGGGACTTCCTCGCGGTCGCCCGCGGTGCCCGGCGGATCGTGGTCGGGACCAGGTCCGCCGCGTTCGCGCCGGTCCGCGACCTCGGGCTGGTCGTGATCTGGGACGACGGTGACGAGCTGCACGCCGAGCCCCGCGCGCCCTACCCGCACATCCGGGAGGTGCTCGCGCTGCGCTCGGAGGGGGAGGGCGCGGCCTACCTGCTCGGCTCGTTCGGGCGCAGCGTGGAGGCCCATCAGCTGCTCAGCAGCGGGTGGGCCCACGAGATCGCGCTGCCCCGGGAGGCGGTTCGTGCCCGGGTGCTGGTCGGTGTGAGCGGCGCCTCCGAGCACGCGCTGCGACGCGACCGCTTCGCCGGCACCGCGCGGATCCCCAAGGAGGCCCAGGAGGCGGTCCGGTGGGGGCTGGAGCAGGGCCCGGTGCTGGTCCAGACGCCCCGGGTGGGTTATGTGCTCCGCCTGGCCTGTGAGCGTTGCCGGGAGCCGGCCCGGTGCTCGGCGTGCACCGGGCCGCTCAGCCTGTCCGGGCCGAGCGAGCCGCCGCGGTGCCGCTGGTGTGCCACGCCGGCGCCGGAGTGGTCCTGCCCCGAGTGTGGGGCGCGCGGGTTGCGCGCCCCCGTGCTGGGCGATGCCCGCACCGCCGACGAGCTCGGTCGGATGTTCCCCCAGGTGCCGGTGCTCACCTCCTCCGGAGACCGGATCCGTGACCGGGTCGACCCGACGGCCCGGATCGTGGTCGCCACCCCCGGCGCCGAGCCGGTGGCCGACGGCGGCTTCGCGGTCGTGGTCCTGCTGGACGCCTGGCTCGCGTTGGCCGGCGACCGGCTGCGGACCGCGGAGGAGGCGGTGCGCCGCTGGAGCAACGCGGTCGGGCTGGTGCGGCCCGGTGGTCGCGCACTCGCGGTCGGCGACCCGGGACACCCGGCGCTGCAGGCGCTGGTCCGGTGGGACCAGGAGGGCTTCGCGGCACGGGAGGCGGCCGAGCGGCGGGAGGCCCGGCTGCCACCGGCCGCCCGGATCGCGACCCTGACCGGGCGGCCGGGCGCGGTCGACGACCTGGTCACACTGCTCGAACTGCCGTCCTCGGCCGAGGTGCTCGGACCGCTGCCCCCGGACGCGGCCCGCCCCGGGGCGGAGGACACCGAGGTCCACCGGATGCTGCTGCGGGTCCCGCGGGGGGACGGCGAGGCGCTGGGATCGGCCATCCAGGAGGCTCAGCGTCTGCGGTCGGCACGGCGTCTCGACCCGGTCCGTGTCCAGGTGGATCCGGCCCAGATCTGA
- the ligD gene encoding non-homologous end-joining DNA ligase, with protein MATPAIEIDVPAQGPDQEDRTIRVSNPDRIYFPQIGATKLDLVHYYLAVGPGIVNALRERPCMLHRFPKGLAGDKVHQKRLPAGAPPWVETVRLFFPRWSRTADELCVTELGAVIWAVQMSTVEFHPWNSRRGHVEQPDEWRIDLDPGPLADYDAVRRTAGVVREVLDELGAVGHPKTSGSKGLHVYVRIRPDHDHKAVRRAAWAFAREVERRAPDDVTTTWWKKNRDPHHVFVDYNQNARDHTIAAAYSVRGLPDGRVSTPVRWEEIADADPRDFTLRTVPRRFGEIGDLHADIDDHVFDIAPLLEAADAEDAEDAEDEAPAGDE; from the coding sequence ATGGCGACCCCCGCGATCGAGATCGACGTTCCGGCCCAGGGTCCGGACCAGGAGGACCGCACGATCCGGGTGAGCAACCCCGACCGGATCTACTTCCCGCAGATCGGGGCCACCAAGCTCGACCTGGTGCACTACTACCTCGCGGTGGGGCCGGGGATCGTCAACGCGCTGCGCGAGCGGCCGTGCATGCTGCACCGCTTCCCGAAGGGGCTGGCCGGCGACAAGGTGCACCAGAAGCGGCTCCCCGCCGGCGCGCCGCCGTGGGTGGAGACGGTCCGGCTCTTCTTCCCGCGGTGGTCGCGCACCGCCGACGAGCTCTGCGTGACCGAGCTGGGTGCGGTGATCTGGGCGGTGCAGATGTCCACCGTCGAGTTCCACCCGTGGAACAGCCGCCGCGGTCACGTCGAGCAGCCCGACGAGTGGCGCATCGACCTCGACCCCGGCCCGCTCGCCGACTACGACGCGGTACGACGCACCGCCGGCGTCGTACGGGAGGTGCTCGACGAGCTGGGGGCCGTCGGCCACCCCAAGACCAGCGGCAGCAAGGGGCTGCACGTCTACGTGCGGATCCGGCCCGACCACGACCACAAGGCGGTGCGTCGCGCCGCCTGGGCGTTCGCGCGCGAGGTGGAGCGCCGGGCACCCGACGACGTCACCACCACCTGGTGGAAGAAGAACCGCGACCCGCACCACGTCTTCGTCGACTACAACCAGAACGCACGCGACCACACCATCGCCGCGGCGTACTCGGTGCGGGGACTGCCCGACGGTCGGGTCTCGACGCCGGTGCGGTGGGAGGAGATCGCGGACGCGGACCCGCGCGACTTCACGCTGCGCACGGTGCCGCGCAGGTTCGGCGAGATCGGTGACCTGCACGCCGACATCGACGACCACGTCTTCGACATCGCCCCGCTGCTCGAGGCGGCGGACGCCGAGGACGCCGAGGACGCCGAGGACGAGGCACCGGCCGGCGACGAGTGA
- the def gene encoding peptide deformylase, which yields MAIRPIRLFGDPILRKPAIEVVDYDAELRQLVTDLTDTMLEAPGAGLAAPQIGVGLRVFTWNVDGEVGHLINPTLALSEEIQDGPEGCLSLPDLTFDCRRALSLVASGFNMHGDPVQISGSDLLARAIQHETDHLDGILFIDRLDDAARKAAMKEIRESEWFGLERPTIKVSPHRTHGFGR from the coding sequence GTGGCCATCCGACCCATCCGTCTCTTCGGTGATCCGATCCTGCGCAAGCCGGCGATCGAGGTCGTCGACTACGACGCAGAGCTGCGCCAGCTGGTGACCGACCTGACCGACACCATGCTCGAGGCGCCCGGCGCCGGGCTGGCCGCCCCGCAGATCGGGGTGGGCCTGCGCGTCTTCACCTGGAACGTCGACGGCGAGGTGGGCCACCTGATCAACCCCACGCTGGCGCTGTCGGAGGAGATCCAGGACGGCCCCGAGGGATGCCTCTCGCTGCCGGACCTCACCTTCGACTGCCGCCGGGCCCTCTCCCTGGTCGCCTCCGGCTTCAACATGCACGGTGACCCGGTGCAGATCTCCGGATCCGACCTGCTGGCCCGGGCGATCCAGCACGAGACCGACCACCTGGACGGGATCCTGTTCATCGACCGTCTCGACGACGCCGCACGGAAGGCAGCCATGAAGGAGATCCGCGAGTCCGAGTGGTTCGGGCTGGAACGTCCCACGATCAAGGTGTCTCCGCACCGCACCCACGGGTTCGGCCGCTGA
- a CDS encoding riboflavin synthase, which produces MFTGIVEELGTVEAVEDQGDAVRITIAADLTLSDAGPGDSIAVNGVCLTVAERTERSWTADVMAETLAKTSTGRLRAGDRVNLERAVTAEKRLGGHIVQGHVDGVGEVVARTPSEHWEVVEITLPADLARYLVDKGSITVDGTSLTVVEAGESSFTVSLIPETLARTTLGFRAAGDPVNLEVDVLAKHVEKLVRAYTRADNEKQEN; this is translated from the coding sequence ATGTTCACCGGGATCGTCGAGGAGCTGGGCACCGTCGAGGCGGTCGAGGACCAGGGCGACGCCGTACGGATCACGATCGCCGCCGACCTGACGCTGTCCGACGCCGGACCGGGCGACTCGATCGCGGTCAACGGCGTCTGCCTCACCGTGGCCGAGCGCACCGAGCGGAGCTGGACCGCGGACGTGATGGCCGAGACGCTGGCCAAGACCAGCACCGGCCGGCTGCGCGCCGGCGACCGGGTCAACCTGGAGCGGGCGGTCACCGCGGAGAAGCGGCTCGGCGGGCACATCGTCCAGGGCCACGTCGACGGCGTCGGCGAGGTCGTCGCCCGCACGCCGAGTGAGCACTGGGAGGTCGTCGAGATCACCCTGCCCGCCGACCTCGCCCGCTACCTGGTGGACAAGGGATCGATCACCGTCGACGGCACCTCGCTGACCGTCGTGGAGGCCGGGGAATCCTCCTTCACGGTCAGCCTGATCCCGGAGACCCTGGCCCGGACCACCCTCGGGTTCCGGGCCGCCGGCGACCCGGTCAACCTCGAGGTGGACGTCCTCGCCAAGCACGTGGAGAAGCTCGTGCGCGCCTACACGCGCGCCGACAACGAGAAGCAGGAGAACTGA
- a CDS encoding primosomal protein N' family DNA-binding protein: protein MRPADEPALELPGLVRDRAAEGRAKAARTRARNLAEAEIVERDPVVGVLLDLAPAHLDREFDYAVPAAMSDGVAPGVRVKVRFAGQDVDGFVVRRGDSTRHDGALAPVRRLVSAEPVLTESVRDLCDRVAARYAGTSADVRRLAIPPRHAGVEKEPSPPEPPLRSDQGCSSRGRRTRPRTPSGAMSPRAKRRAGCGRLRPGRTGPPCWPPPPRTRWPPAGAASCACPTTVT from the coding sequence ATGCGCCCCGCCGACGAGCCTGCCCTGGAGCTCCCCGGGCTGGTCCGTGACCGGGCCGCCGAGGGGCGCGCCAAGGCCGCGCGCACCCGTGCGCGCAACCTGGCCGAGGCGGAGATCGTAGAGCGGGACCCGGTCGTCGGGGTGCTGCTGGACCTCGCGCCGGCCCACCTGGACCGCGAGTTCGACTACGCGGTCCCGGCGGCGATGTCCGACGGGGTGGCGCCCGGCGTCCGGGTGAAGGTCCGGTTCGCCGGCCAGGACGTCGACGGGTTCGTGGTGCGGCGCGGCGACTCGACCCGCCACGACGGTGCCCTGGCCCCGGTGCGTCGCCTGGTCAGCGCCGAGCCGGTGCTCACCGAGAGCGTGCGCGACCTGTGCGACCGGGTCGCTGCCCGCTACGCCGGCACCTCCGCCGACGTACGACGCCTGGCGATCCCGCCGCGGCACGCCGGTGTGGAGAAGGAGCCGTCGCCCCCCGAGCCGCCGCTGCGGTCGGACCAGGGGTGCTCGAGCCGTGGGCGGCGTACCCGGCCGCGGACGCCTTCTGGCGCCATGTCGCCGCGGGCGAAGCGCCGCGCGGGGTGTGGGCGGCTGCGCCCGGGGAGGACTGGCCCGCCCTGCTGGCCGCCGCCGCCGCGCACACGCTGGCCGCCGGCCGGGGCAGCGTCCTGTGCCTGCCCGACCACCGTGACGTGA